Proteins from a genomic interval of Papaver somniferum cultivar HN1 chromosome 4, ASM357369v1, whole genome shotgun sequence:
- the LOC113272741 gene encoding thaumatin-like protein 1, whose amino-acid sequence MDDSAKPGASVVTYPLLGFDGDCGSGQIEYAGGGVAPPATLAEFTLNGSGGLYFYHVSLVDGYNLQMLVVPKGGSVGTGIFQDILNGTLDDLQDILGEESRPVGSIGACSSRKTDYGLLDGANGVTEDDDIYSGSYDFE is encoded by the exons ATGGATGATTCAG CAAAACCAGGAGCTTCTGTGGTGACTTACCCTCTTCTAGGCTTTGATG GTGACTGTGGTTCAGGACAGATTGAATACGCAGGAGGAGGTGTCGCGCCACCTGCTACACTGGCAGAGTTCACGCTCAACGGTTCAGGTGGTTTATATTTCTACCATGTGAGTTTAGTCGATGGTTACAACCTTCAGATGTTGGTGGTTCCTAAAGGTGGGTCTGTTGGTACTG GGATATTTCAAGATATTCTTAATGgaactttggatgatttgcaagatattCTTGGTGAAGAAAGTAGACCAGTTGGTAGTataggtgcatgtagctctcgaa AAACTGATTATGGACTACTTGATGGAGCTAATGGAGttactgaagatgatgatatctatAGTGGAtcgtatgattttgaataa